The DNA sequence ATCGAGAAATTAGTTCTGTATCTAATTGTCGTGATTTCCAAGCAAGACGTGCCAAAATTCGTTATAAAAATGAGCAAGGCAAAAATGAATTAGTTCATACTTTAAATGGATCTTCATTAGCAGTGGGTAGAACCTTAGTTGCTATTATGGAAAACTATCAAGATAGAGAAGGAAAAATTATTATTCCTGATGTTTTAAGAAAATACTTTTAAAGAAAATAAATGGCAGAAAAAGAAGATATAGTATTAGAAAAATCAGAAGATGATTTAAATAATAAAGAAAGACTTGATGAGAGTTTAGGAGAATTTAAGGGGCAAGAAGGGCAAGCTCCTGATGATGAAGAGTTTGTTTCTTTATCCGAAGAATCTAATGAAGATGATACAGGTTTTAGTTTTACAAGAGAAAGCGCACCTGAAGAATTTTCATCTTTTGAAAAAACTCAAAATCAACAATTAATCCCTTGGTATAAAGATAGAAAATTTATGTCTCTTGTTGGACTTTCTTTGATTATTATTTGTGTTTTGGTTTTTACTTTAACTTATTTAGTTTTCAATGAAGGAAATATTAAAGCAGATATTATAGCTTCAAAACCAGTTGAAAAATCTGAAATTGTTCCAGATGAATCTTATAAATATGAAGATATAGCTAAAGTAGATGCTATGATACAAAAGGCTAATGCACTCTATCTTAAAGGCGAAATTCAGCAATCTTTGAAATTATATAAGCAAATTGCAGTTTATAATGAGTCTTTATCTAATTATAATTTAGGTGTTTCTCAAATGAATGAAGGAAAACTGCAGGAGGCTTTTGAAAGTTTTAAAAAAGCTATAGCTAGCGGTGAAAATCAAACTGTATCTGCTATTAATGCTGCAGTATGTGCTTTAAAGCTTAATGATGAAGAAAAATTTAAATATTATATTGATTTAGCACAAGTTTATCTTCCTAAAGAAGGAAAATCAAAATTATATAATTATTATTTAGCTTTGATAGATTATTATAAAGGATATTATCCAGAAGCTTTGCAAATGTTTCAGCAAGTAAACATCGATCCTTATAATGATATTTCTAAATATTTATCGGCTAAAATTTATGCCAAGATGGATTTTGATACTAAGGCCGTGCAGCAACTAAATTCACAAGGAAATTTTGAACCTAGTCTTTCTTTAGGTCTTTTATATGCTAGAATGGGAGAATATGATAAAGCTAAAACCTCTTTAAGTACTGCTATGAAAATTGATAGAGACTTTAATCAAAGTTTAGCAGCTTTAAGTCTTGTTGATATTAAAACAGGAAATTATCAAGATATGCTTATGCGTCTACAAAATGCTTATAAAAAAGAGGAAGATCAATATAAAATTTTAGATCGATATAAAATTAAAGTACGATTAAATAATGATTTATTTAATATTGCTATAGCGCAAAGTCATTTTTCTAAAGATTTATTGAAAAATTTAAAAAATCAGTTTGATTTACTTTTTTATTATGCTCCTTATCAGGTTTTTGATTCTAAACAGGCATCATTGTATATAGAAAAAGCTAATATTACAAATTTTGTAGATGATAGTGCAGATTCTGGAGGATATTTGGCAACGAGCAATGTTTTATCTTCTACAAATGTAAAAATTGCCAATATTATTAATCATGCCCTAAATCAACAATTAAGACTTGCTAATGAAGAATTTCAACAATTGTTAAAAAACTATCCAGAACATAGTATTTTACAATATAATTTAGCATTATCTTATGCCCAAATGCAAAATTACGAATTAGCCTATAAATACTTTTTTAGCTCCTATCATTTAAATCCTAAAAATTATCTAGCAGGAGTTTTTGCTTTATTTTGCGCTAAATTAAATGATTTGGATACAACTAAACTTTATAATGAAATTGTTGAAAATATGGGTGCTGATACAAATTTTAAAGCAAATATGCAAAAAAGTATGCTATTTTTGGTTAAAAATGATTATGTTTCAATGCTTCCATATTTAGATGAAAAAACTTCTAATACTCCTTTAAGTTTAATGTTTAAGGCAATTATTGCTAAAAATAATAATCTTAGCAATCGAATGGATGTTGAAATAGCTAAATTAAGATCACAACTACCAGAAGATATTATTGCAAATATTTTATATTTTAATTCTTTAAATTCTAATCTTAATATTAAAGAATATGCCCAAAATGCACAAATTCATTTTAAAAATTTAAAACTTGATTATCGTAGCGTTTTTGGAGGTCCTAATATTGCAAGAGAATTCTATGTTGATTTGATGCATGTATCTGGAATTTTAAATTTAGAAAGAAATAAATTTAAAGAATTGATGAATACTTCTAAATTTGAAAGCGAAAGTATAATACAAACTCTGGCGTATTTAGATATTTTTGCTAAGCAATTTGAAGAATCTTATGCGCTTTATAACATTTTAATTGATGATTATAAAATTAAGGATACTAGAACTTTATTTTTAGCTTCAGTTGCAGCCATAGGGGCAAACAATCCAAATTCAGCTATAGCATTATTGCAACTTTCGAAATTAACCGATAAAAATAATAAAGAAAGTAAAGCTGCTCTAGGTTTACTTTATCAAGAAGTACAAAATTATGAAGCTGCTATCAATCAGTATAAAACATTACCAAATAATTTTAAGAGTAAATTTTTTACTTTTGATATTAAAAATTAAAGATGTTTAAAAAATATTTAAACATCTTTATAGATTAAGCTTGAAGATCTAAAGTTTTTCCCCCGAGTTCGTCAATGCGATCAGTAACTTTTTTAATTGCTGCATCCATTGTATCTTGGCTGATTTGAGGAAGCTTTTCACCCCACATTTTTTCTGCTTGCTCAAATCCTTTTTTTATCCCATCAAGCCCCTCTTTAAGTTTATCAACATCGTTTCCTGCTCCGTTGATGACAAAATCAGCAATACGATTTGCCGTATTATCAACACCAAAAAACCCATCTTCGCTTATAAGCTGCTTTAATTCATCGGTGTTCATTGAAAGTGGATTTTTACCACTATAACCTAAAGATGCAAAATCAATATTAGAAAGAATAGATTTTGCGGTGTCTAAATTTCCTCCATTTAATAGGCCTTCAATTCCAGCTTGAGTACCGCTTGTACCAAAAACTTCATTCATGGTTTGTTGTTGAAACTGAACCATATAAATTTGGGTAATACCTTTTCCTCCAAGTGAGCTTAGTTTTTCAAGAGTATCTTTATTGATATCTTTACTTGAGCTAGCACTTTGAAGATTTGCATCTTTGGTATTTTTTTTAGTATCTTCATCTGCCTTTTTATTGCTAACTTGGGTTTGAGTCATGCTAGCGATATTTGAGTAAGTATTCACTTGCATTTTTGCTCCTTAATAGTGAGGTTATATTTTATATCGACTTTTTTAATAAAATTTTTATATTATTTAAAAACTATTTTAAATAATAAGATATTTGTTCTTTTTCAAGTATTCTAATAAGATTACTTGTGCCTTCTACTCCTGTTGGAAAACCTGCTGTTAATATATAACATTGATCTTCATTAATAAAATCTTTTTCTACACCTAGTTTAACTGTGTTTTTTATTAATTCGGTTAAATGATCACTTTTATTAACCAAAATAGCTGGATTAACTCCCCATACTATACTTAATAAGTTAAGAGTTTTTTCCGAATGAGCTACAGCTATAATATCCATGCTAGGTCTATATCTAGAAATTTTCATTGCTGATTTTCCGCTACTTGTAAGAGAAAAAATTGCATCAGCGTTTAAATCTTTGGATAAATTTGCACTTGAACGCATTATTTTATCTGTATTGTCTAAATTTTCAAAATCATTAAATTTATTATAAGGATAATTTTTTTCTGTTTCTATGATGGTTTGGCACATGATATCAACAGCATTAGCAGGATCTATGCCTACAGCACTTTCTTCGCTAAGCATTACAGCATCACTGCCATCTAATACTGCATTTGCCACATCCGAAATTTCAGCTCTTGTAGCGGTTTTGCTTTTTGCTAAAGAAAAAAGCATTTGAGTGGCTGTAATAACTGGTTTTGAAGCATTATTAGCTTTATGAATAATCTCTTTTTGAATATTTGGAACTTTATAATAAGGTACTTCAATACCCAAATCACCGCGTGCCACCATAATACCATCACTAGAATCAATGATTTCATCTATATTTTCAACCGCATCAAATTTTTCAATTTTGGCAAAAATAGCTATTTTCGCATTATGTTTTGTTAAAATTTCCCGCACTTCATTAATATCATGAGCATTTTGAACGAAAGAAATAGCAAGAAAATCAACTCCATTTTCTATCCCCCAAATCAAATCATTTTTATCTTTTTGAGTGATTACATCAATATTAATTTTTGTATTTGGAAAATTGATACCTTTATTTGAATTTAAAAAACCATCATTTTCAATAAGAGTTTGAATTTTCTCAGAATCAATACTAATTACTTTAGCACGAATAGAGCCATCATACAAATAAATATAATCGTCAATTTTTAGCATATTTAAAATTTCTCTTTGATTGATGCTAAGTTTGTAATGATTATCTTTAATTTTATCTCCTAAAATTGTTTCATAATAAAAATCAAGCCTATCTCCTTTTTTTAATTCAAAAGGAGTTTTCAATTCTCCTGTTCTAATTTTTGGACCACTTATATCTTGTAAAATTCCTATTCTAGTATTGAGTTCTTTGGCAACTTTACGTATAGTTTTAAGATTATTTTTATGATACTCATGAGTTCCATGAGAAAAATTTAATCGGAAGACATTAACACCATTGATAATCATTTGACGTAAAACATCTTCGCTTTCACTTGCTGGTCCAACAGTTGCTACGATTTTTGTTTTTTTAAGCATGAATAATCCTTATTTTATAATAATTCTGAATTAAATTTATCTTCATTAAATTTAGCTCCTAAATATTGACACATTAATTTCGCATCTCTTTGCGCATTCCCTAAACAGCTTGTTGCACCTGGACTTGGAGTCATATTAAAAATGATTCCAGGAATTTCAGCAATACTTGCTTCTCCTAACATCAATTCTCCTCTTTTTTTATCAATAACTTGAGGACGAACTCCACCAAACCCTTTTGCATAATATATATCATTAGCTTTTAAACTTGGAACTATTTTTCTAGCGTCTTTTACAAAGATATTTTTATTAATAAAAGGTAATTCAAAAAGATAGTTATAGAGTATATAATTTCTAATAGTTGGATCTTTAAACATATTAAAAGTAACCCTAAGAACAGTTTTATCAAATTTTAAAGCCTCGAAAAATTCGGGTACAGATTTTAACCCATGATAGCGTTCTAATTTTGGAATAACGAGTGCAGTTGGTCCAAAACGTGTATTCATGTTAGCAAGTAAATCAGGATCTCCATGCAATGCTGCAAAAGGTAATTTTGGGTTTTGAACCATATAAACTTTACCATTGAGTAATTTTTGTTTTGTAAGATAAAAGCTACCTGCAACAGGCCAACAAGACTTATCTAAGCCTAAATTCATTTTATGTGCTAAATATAAAGAATGTGCGCCAGCATTTACAACAACAGCTTTGGCATAATATTCTTTATAGGTATTTGTTCGTAGGAGAAAATAGCCATCTTTTTTTTCTATATGGATGATTTCTTCATTAAAAGCTACAAAAGTATTTTTGTTTTGCAATTGTCCTTGTTCTATAAGACTAATACTCATCTTTTCAAAATCAACAGTTGTAAAAATTTCTCCAGCTTCTACGCCCATAGCGCAAATATTTTCAGGTCTATCATGTATCCCATCTTTTCCAAGAGCTACCTTAGGTTCAATGGATTTGATTTTCTCTTTATTAAAAAATTGTATATAAGGGTAGAGTTCTTTAAATTCTTCGTAGCGTTTTTCCATATAATCACATTCTATATCATCAACAGCTAAGGCCATTTTTTGATGAGAAAACATAAAACGATTTTGAGCATTTTGCAAAATACCGTATTTTACTATCATATCTGCTGTCGTTTTAACTTTTTTAGCTTTTTCTAAAGTATAATTTGTTTCAATATCACCACAATGTATGGTTTGAGAATTACTTGTTCCTTTTGAATTTAAAGTCGAAGGAGAATGATATTTTTCTATTAAAGCGATATTTTTGATATCTGTATATCGTGCGATTTCATAAAATAATGCAGATCCAGAAATTCCAGCTCCTATGATTAATATGTCAAATTCTTTTTTAGGCATTATTTTTTCCTTTTTTTATAAATCATAGAATTTATTTATAGAAGTTTAATTGAATTTGTTTTACAAATGGTTAAAATGTGTCAAAATAATATTTTTAATGAGAATTTTTGTAACATTCTATATTAACAAATTGGGATTTTCTTGTATTATTTTTTTCATACCTCTAAAAACTAGAAGCTTATCATAAATAGCATTATCAAAATAATTTGCTAAAAATTGTCCATCACCACCAGTAAAATAAAGTTTTTTATTTTGCGCTGTATCTTTAATAAGTAAATAAATACTTTTAAAAACTCCATAACTTAAAGCATCTTTTGTTTTTTGTGGAAACGCATCGAAACTTACTTGAGTGTTAAATTCATATTTTAATCTAGGTGAAATATGGGCATATATTTTTCTAAAATTTGTGATTCCTGGTAAGATAAATCCCCCAAGATGTATAGAATTGGCAATAATATCAATTGTAATGGCACTTCCAGCATCTACAATAACTCCATCATCTATCGTATAGCATGCAGCAATACGATCAATCCCTAATCCTTGATAAATAGTATCAAAAACAAAAAATGGCTCCAAATCGATAAAATTTTTTCGCGCTTTTAAATGATTTTTTAAATTTTCATTAACATTTATATAAAAAATTTTTTGTTCACTTTTATATTCTAAAAATTGTTCAATGCTAAGTGTAAAATATTTATGATCTTCTAAAAAATTAGCATTAGAATTACCAATATCACAAAATAGCATAAATATTAAATCCTTTTTCGCTAAGATATTGATTTGCTTTAGAGCAAAGAGCACTTTTAATAAAAAATAACTTTTTGTTTTGATTAAAATTGTTTGCTAAATTTTCTAAAAATAAAGCATTTTTTAAAATAAAACGAGATTTTCCAGTATAAATAAAAAGCACAATTTCTTTATTTAAAGCACATAAATAAGTTTTTTTTGTAGTTAAATTTTTTAGATCAAAAGTTTTAAGATCTAAATTCAAAATATCTAATGCTTCTTTTAAAATACTCATTGTAAATCTAAAATTTTATCTCCATAATAAAATTTACCATTACCCATAAAAGAGATTTTTTCAACAGGATCTGAGAATTTGAATATTTTTATATTTTCAAGATTTAAATCCGATTTTATTAAATATCCTGTTTTTTCAAAAGCATATAAATGATCATGATATAAATTCACTTTTGTAAAGATGGCAAAATCGAATTTTTTTTGCTTCAGTATTTTTAAATTATAATCAGTTTTAACAATATTTCCATTTTTTTCAAATATAAAAATTGCATGATCACTTACTACAATATCTTTAATATCAAAATCTTGATAAATAGTTCTTTTAGGATCAATTATCATTACTCTTTTTGCTGTAGCTGCTACAATTTGATTATTTTGAATACTTAGATGAATAATATTGTTAAAAAAGTTTTCTGCAGAAACAACAATGTCTTTGACAATATTTAAGGTGTCTTTTGATAAAACTATGATTTTTCCATCTAAGGTAGGATAAATGATAACATTGTCTAAGAATATCGGATTTGCAACACGATTATCTTGGGCTGGTGCTGAAGTAAGAGTTTGGATAAATTTAATACCTAAAGAACGATTTGCTAAAACAATACTGTTATTGGCTAAAATAAGCGCTAAATCATCTCCATTTAACGCAATTCCTACAACAGTAGCGTCAAATTTATAAGAATAAGTTTCTTTATGAGCTTCATTGTAAATTTTTAAATTTCCATTATTATCAGCCTCAATAAATTCTCCATCTTGATAAGCTAAGAGAATGTAATTTTTATCAAGTTTAAAATTATCAATTGTTTGAGTATTTTTTAAAATAATTTGATTATTGCTAAGTTTAGCAGAAAATAAATTCCAATCAATAATACTCCCTTTTAAATTACCATTATGATTTAATTTTCCATTTGTATAAGCTGGTTCAAAGTATTGCCTTTTTGTGCCGCAAGCGCAAATGAAAATTAAGGTAAATAAAATTATAAAAAAATGTTTCATTGTGAAATACCTTGATAATGTTTCAGATTTTTGGCAATTTGTTTAAGACTTGAGTTTTCATTAATTTG is a window from the Campylobacter sp. RM10537 genome containing:
- a CDS encoding tetratricopeptide repeat protein, yielding MAEKEDIVLEKSEDDLNNKERLDESLGEFKGQEGQAPDDEEFVSLSEESNEDDTGFSFTRESAPEEFSSFEKTQNQQLIPWYKDRKFMSLVGLSLIIICVLVFTLTYLVFNEGNIKADIIASKPVEKSEIVPDESYKYEDIAKVDAMIQKANALYLKGEIQQSLKLYKQIAVYNESLSNYNLGVSQMNEGKLQEAFESFKKAIASGENQTVSAINAAVCALKLNDEEKFKYYIDLAQVYLPKEGKSKLYNYYLALIDYYKGYYPEALQMFQQVNIDPYNDISKYLSAKIYAKMDFDTKAVQQLNSQGNFEPSLSLGLLYARMGEYDKAKTSLSTAMKIDRDFNQSLAALSLVDIKTGNYQDMLMRLQNAYKKEEDQYKILDRYKIKVRLNNDLFNIAIAQSHFSKDLLKNLKNQFDLLFYYAPYQVFDSKQASLYIEKANITNFVDDSADSGGYLATSNVLSSTNVKIANIINHALNQQLRLANEEFQQLLKNYPEHSILQYNLALSYAQMQNYELAYKYFFSSYHLNPKNYLAGVFALFCAKLNDLDTTKLYNEIVENMGADTNFKANMQKSMLFLVKNDYVSMLPYLDEKTSNTPLSLMFKAIIAKNNNLSNRMDVEIAKLRSQLPEDIIANILYFNSLNSNLNIKEYAQNAQIHFKNLKLDYRSVFGGPNIAREFYVDLMHVSGILNLERNKFKELMNTSKFESESIIQTLAYLDIFAKQFEESYALYNILIDDYKIKDTRTLFLASVAAIGANNPNSAIALLQLSKLTDKNNKESKAALGLLYQEVQNYEAAINQYKTLPNNFKSKFFTFDIKN
- the pyk gene encoding pyruvate kinase, which translates into the protein MLKKTKIVATVGPASESEDVLRQMIINGVNVFRLNFSHGTHEYHKNNLKTIRKVAKELNTRIGILQDISGPKIRTGELKTPFELKKGDRLDFYYETILGDKIKDNHYKLSINQREILNMLKIDDYIYLYDGSIRAKVISIDSEKIQTLIENDGFLNSNKGINFPNTKINIDVITQKDKNDLIWGIENGVDFLAISFVQNAHDINEVREILTKHNAKIAIFAKIEKFDAVENIDEIIDSSDGIMVARGDLGIEVPYYKVPNIQKEIIHKANNASKPVITATQMLFSLAKSKTATRAEISDVANAVLDGSDAVMLSEESAVGIDPANAVDIMCQTIIETEKNYPYNKFNDFENLDNTDKIMRSSANLSKDLNADAIFSLTSSGKSAMKISRYRPSMDIIAVAHSEKTLNLLSIVWGVNPAILVNKSDHLTELIKNTVKLGVEKDFINEDQCYILTAGFPTGVEGTSNLIRILEKEQISYYLK
- a CDS encoding FAD-dependent oxidoreductase, whose translation is MPKKEFDILIIGAGISGSALFYEIARYTDIKNIALIEKYHSPSTLNSKGTSNSQTIHCGDIETNYTLEKAKKVKTTADMIVKYGILQNAQNRFMFSHQKMALAVDDIECDYMEKRYEEFKELYPYIQFFNKEKIKSIEPKVALGKDGIHDRPENICAMGVEAGEIFTTVDFEKMSISLIEQGQLQNKNTFVAFNEEIIHIEKKDGYFLLRTNTYKEYYAKAVVVNAGAHSLYLAHKMNLGLDKSCWPVAGSFYLTKQKLLNGKVYMVQNPKLPFAALHGDPDLLANMNTRFGPTALVIPKLERYHGLKSVPEFFEALKFDKTVLRVTFNMFKDPTIRNYILYNYLFELPFINKNIFVKDARKIVPSLKANDIYYAKGFGGVRPQVIDKKRGELMLGEASIAEIPGIIFNMTPSPGATSCLGNAQRDAKLMCQYLGAKFNEDKFNSELL
- a CDS encoding type III pantothenate kinase, translated to MLFCDIGNSNANFLEDHKYFTLSIEQFLEYKSEQKIFYINVNENLKNHLKARKNFIDLEPFFVFDTIYQGLGIDRIAACYTIDDGVIVDAGSAITIDIIANSIHLGGFILPGITNFRKIYAHISPRLKYEFNTQVSFDAFPQKTKDALSYGVFKSIYLLIKDTAQNKKLYFTGGDGQFLANYFDNAIYDKLLVFRGMKKIIQENPNLLI
- a CDS encoding tram-like protein → MSILKEALDILNLDLKTFDLKNLTTKKTYLCALNKEIVLFIYTGKSRFILKNALFLENLANNFNQNKKLFFIKSALCSKANQYLSEKGFNIYAIL